The Brachyhypopomus gauderio isolate BG-103 chromosome 1, BGAUD_0.2, whole genome shotgun sequence genome includes a window with the following:
- the dctpp1 gene encoding glutamyl-tRNA(Gln) amidotransferase subunit B, mitochondrial — MATQENGSRYTNGAVCDSLQKSDAVATNGKVQLEQNGDHKQALRFTFSAEPTVEDIRRMQAEFTDERDWNQFHQPRNLLLAMVGEVGEVSELFQWRGEVAEGLPDWTEPEREHLAQELSDVLIYLVELAEKCHIDLPQAVLRKMALNRLKYPASKVHGSAKKYTEYKDSSE, encoded by the coding sequence ATGGCAACACAGGAGAACGGGTCTCGTTACACCAACGGAGCTGTGTGTGATAGTCTACAAAAAAGCGATGCAGTGGCTACAAATGGCAAAGTCCAGCTGGAGCAGAACGGAGACCACAAGCAGGCCTTACGATTCACCTTCAGTGCCGAACCCACTGTGGAAGATATCAGACGGATGCAAGCGGAATTCACAGACGAACGCGACTGGAACCAGTTTCACCAGCCTCGGAACCTGCTGCTGGCCATGGtcggggaggtgggggaggtgtcgGAGTTGTTCCAGTGGCGCGGGGAGGTCGCGGAGGGCTTACCGGACTGGACTGAACCGGAGCGAGAGCATCTCGCCCAAGAACTTAGCGACGTCTTGATCTACCTCGTCGAGCTGGCTGAGAAGTGTCACATCGATTTGCCGCAAGCTGTACTCCGCAAAATGGCACTTAATCGGCTGAAGTACCCGGCCAGCAAAGTTCACGGTTCGGCAAAGAAATACACCGAGTACAAAGACTCGTCCGAGTGA